In Elephas maximus indicus isolate mEleMax1 chromosome 7, mEleMax1 primary haplotype, whole genome shotgun sequence, the following proteins share a genomic window:
- the LOC126080866 gene encoding olfactory receptor 1440-like, whose amino-acid sequence MAKGRNSTINGFILLGFFEFPKLSIVLFSIFLGLYLKTMSWNVGLITLIRMDSHLHTPMYLFLSNLSFLDIYVSTISPRMLSDFFEKHKFISFTGRTMQYFFFSSLGLTECCLLEAMAYDRYTAVCNTLLYTAIMSPMICLQMVAGSCRTGFFGSFIQLCALPQLHFCGPNIINHFLCDLLQLQILSCSNTFFFQVMTSVLTVIFGLTSVLDIMISYGYILTTIMKIISAEGRSKAFNTCASHLTAVTLFFGSGIFVYMYPNSGDSLSQNK is encoded by the coding sequence ATGGCTAAGGGAAGAAATAGTACAATTAACGGGTTCATCCTCTTGGGATTCTTTGAATTTCCAAAGCTCAGTATTGTCCTGTTTTCAATATTCCTAGGGCTCTACCTCAAGACAATGTCTTGGAACGTGGGCCTTATCACCCTCATCAGAATGGATTCCCAtctgcacacacccatgtaccTTTTCCTCAGTAACCTGTCATTTCTAGATATATATGTTTCCACTATATCCCCCAGGATGCTCTCAGACTTCTTTGAGAAGCATAAATTCATCTCCTTTACGGGGCGCACCATGCAGTACTTCTTTTTCTCTAGCCTGGGTCTGACTGAGTGCTGTCTTCTGGAAGCCATGGCTTATGATCGATACACTGCCGTTTGTAACACTTTGCTCTACACAGCTATTATGTCGCCAATGATCTGTCTGCAAATGGTGGCAGGATCTTGCAGAACTGGATTCTTTGGCTCATTTATCCAACTGTGTGCCTTACCTCAGCTGCATTTCTGTGGGCCAAATATCATCAACCATTTTTTGTGTGACCTGCTTCAACTGCAGATCCTATCCTGCTCTAacacttttttctttcaagtgaTGACCTCCGTGCTTACAGTGATCTTTGGACTGACCTCTGTCTTGGATATCATGATATCCTATGGTTATATTCTAACCACCATTATGAAGATCATTTCAGCTGAAGGCAGGTCCAAGGCTTTCAACACCTGTGCTTCTCATCTGACAGCAGTGACCCTTTTCTTTGGCTCAGGTATCTTTGTTTACATGTATCCTAACTCTGGTGATTCCTTGAGCCAAAACAAGTAG
- the LOC126080864 gene encoding olfactory receptor 1440-like gives MAERRNSTITRFILLGFYEFPKLTIVLFSIFLGIYLLTVTWNLGLITLIRMDSHLHTPMYFFLSNLSFLDICYVSTISPRMLSDFFKKHKFISFVGCTIQYFFFSILGLTESSLLASMAYDQYAAICNPLLYTAIMSPTVCLKMLVGSWIGGFFGSLIQLCALLQLHFCGPDVINHFFCDLPQLMILSCSDTFFLQVIFSVLTVIFGLTSVLVIMISYGYIILTIFTISSAEGRSKAFNTCASHLTAVTLFYASGTFVYLWPSSDDSLSQSKLASILYVVVIPMLDPLIYSLRNKEIKDALIRWKKRIFS, from the coding sequence ATGGCTGAGAGAAGAAACAGTACAATTACCCGGTTCATTCTCttgggattctatgaatttccaaaGCTCACCATTGTCCTGTTTTCAATATTCCTAGGGATCTACCTCCTGACAGTGACTTGGAACTTGGGCCTCATCACCCTCATCAGAATGGATTCCCAtctgcacacacccatgtactttttcctcagtaaTCTGTCCTTTCTGGACATCTGCTATGTTTCCACTATATCCCCCAGGATGCTCTCAGACTTCTTCAAGAAGCATAAATTCATCTCCTTTGTGGGGTGCACCATCCAGTACTTCTTCTTTTCTATCCTGGGTCTGACTGAGAGCAGTCTTCTGGCATCCATGGCTTATGATCAATATGCTgccatttgtaaccctctgctctacacagcCATCATGTCCCCAACCGTCTGTCTGAAAATGCTGGTAGGATCTTGGATAGGTGGATTCTTTGGCTCACTCATCCAACTGTGTGCCTTACTTCAGCTCCATTTCTGTGGACCAGATGTCATTAaccatttcttctgtgacctGCCCCAACTGATGATCCTGTCTTGCTCTGATACCTTTTTCTTACAAGTTATCTTCTCGGTGCTCACAGTGATCTTTGGATTGACTTCTGTGCTGGTTATCATGATATCATATGGTTATATAATTCTCACTATTTTCACGATCAGTTCAGCTGAAGGCAGGTCCAAGGCTTTCAACACCTGTGCTTCTCACCTGACAGCAGTGACCCTCTTCTATGCCTCAGGAACGTTTGTCTATTTATGGCCCAGCTCTGATGATTCTCTTAGCCAAAGCAAGCTTGCTTCTATTTTATATGTTGTGGTCATTCCCATGTTAGATCCATTGATCTATAGTCTCAGAAACAAGGAAATCAAAGATGCCCTAATCAGATGGAAGAAAAGAATTTTCTCCtaa